TCTGTGCGGCAATTCTTCACCGCTACGATATCGATCCGGTTCCCCACCTGATCTGTGAGGGCTTTTCAAAAGAGGAGAGTGAAGACGCGCTGATTGAGCTGAACTACCTGGGAATTCATAATGTGCTGGCCATTCGCGGCGACAACACAGGATCGCAAACGTCCCTGAACCTGAACGGCACGGTAAATAAATTTGCGATCGACCTGGTAAACCAGATTAAAAACATGAACCAGGGCAAATACCTGGAGGATATTATCAATGCAGAACCGACCAATTTTTGTGTGGGGGTTGCGGGATATCCCGAGAAACATTTTGAAGCTCCCAATCTCGACTGGGATATTAAACGTCTGAAACAAAAAGTGGATGCAGGCGGCGACTATATCGTAACGCAGATGTTTTTTGACAACAGCGCCTATTTCACTTTTGTTGAGAAATGCCGTAAAGCAGGAATTGATGTGCCAATTGTGCCGGGATTAAAGATCTTAACCACTCCCGGACACATGGTCAGGCTGCCGCGAAATTTCCACCTGAATATTCCCGACGCTTTAGCGGATGAGGTAAGCGCTGATGAAAAGAATGCGCGTCAGATCGGTATTGAATGGGCCAAGCAGCAGAGCCTGGAGCTAATGGAAGCGGGCGTACCCGGCCTGCACTACTACATCATGGGCAGCCCTGATCCGGCCCTTGAAGTGATTGACTTTCTTAAGAAGAAGTGATTTTGAGTGCTGAGTGTTTAGTTGTGAGTTTTTAGTGTT
Above is a genomic segment from Rhodohalobacter sp. SW132 containing:
- a CDS encoding methylenetetrahydrofolate reductase — translated: MKVIEHYEKAKEPLISFEIIPPKRGGAVSNVFESLDKVVEKVKPPFIDVTYHAAEAHVEEQKDGTLKRVIRRKRPGTIGLCAAILHRYDIDPVPHLICEGFSKEESEDALIELNYLGIHNVLAIRGDNTGSQTSLNLNGTVNKFAIDLVNQIKNMNQGKYLEDIINAEPTNFCVGVAGYPEKHFEAPNLDWDIKRLKQKVDAGGDYIVTQMFFDNSAYFTFVEKCRKAGIDVPIVPGLKILTTPGHMVRLPRNFHLNIPDALADEVSADEKNARQIGIEWAKQQSLELMEAGVPGLHYYIMGSPDPALEVIDFLKKK